The following coding sequences are from one Methanohalophilus halophilus window:
- a CDS encoding DUF5611 family protein encodes MQEYKLKRGHSPDIERIYEALEECFPSDISRQGDKLVTSYGVMKELSVWLNGKKLAVDTNSEAEGVSDEVILDTNKRFRDFLYKATGYTAKERVKNAKKAVSK; translated from the coding sequence ATGCAGGAATACAAATTAAAACGTGGTCATTCCCCTGATATTGAACGTATCTATGAAGCGCTTGAGGAATGTTTCCCTTCCGATATATCAAGGCAAGGAGATAAATTAGTTACTTCATACGGTGTTATGAAGGAACTTTCTGTGTGGCTGAACGGCAAAAAACTTGCAGTTGACACGAATTCTGAAGCTGAAGGCGTCTCTGATGAGGTCATTCTTGATACCAACAAGAGGTTTCGCGATTTTCTCTATAAGGCTACTGGTTACACTGCCAAGGAACGAGTTAAGAACGCCAAAAAGGCAGTTTCCAAATAA
- a CDS encoding chorismate--pyruvate lyase family protein: MFVNRDFLKDLKTFEIPTCLRVCAGTDGSVTFLLEIMTRHEVEVITEDQHLVKADEEMARLLDVDVGEEVNHRTVRLVADGVPYVHAVSLSPIGRMPEEVRRDMMRADIPIGKILRNYGMETRRDFDTIQMETDGSLFGSREYLSRTYRIVHHNDALMWIKERFPADGRWLL, encoded by the coding sequence GTGTTTGTCAATCGCGACTTTCTCAAGGATCTCAAGACTTTTGAGATTCCCACATGCCTGCGTGTCTGTGCAGGCACCGATGGTTCTGTAACCTTCCTGCTGGAGATTATGACACGCCACGAAGTTGAGGTAATTACCGAGGATCAACATCTAGTTAAAGCCGATGAGGAAATGGCCAGGCTTTTGGATGTGGATGTTGGCGAAGAAGTGAATCATCGCACCGTGCGATTGGTGGCGGATGGTGTCCCTTATGTTCATGCGGTTTCCCTCTCTCCGATTGGCCGTATGCCAGAAGAGGTTCGCAGGGATATGATGCGTGCCGATATACCCATTGGTAAGATTCTGCGTAATTACGGCATGGAAACCCGCAGGGACTTTGACACTATACAGATGGAGACTGACGGTTCTCTTTTTGGCAGTCGTGAATATCTCTCAAGGACCTATCGTATTGTGCATCACAATGATGCGCTCATGTGGATCAAAGAACGCTTCCCTGCAGATGGTCGCTGGTTGCTCTGA
- a CDS encoding winged helix-turn-helix domain-containing protein, which produces MSDEDLKKRKEEWLAKVRKEGKLNRNPTEDHSTGLKTLQNNIRRRILSLLLESPMSLENLQNEMELNKMEAKFHIGMLENALYVEKEERNGIIVYCASPRAEAYMENVKSGGHK; this is translated from the coding sequence ATGTCTGATGAGGATCTGAAGAAAAGAAAAGAGGAATGGCTTGCCAAAGTCAGAAAAGAAGGTAAACTCAACCGCAACCCAACTGAAGATCACAGCACCGGGCTAAAAACACTTCAGAATAACATCCGCAGAAGAATACTATCTCTTTTACTGGAATCCCCCATGAGTTTAGAGAATTTGCAAAATGAAATGGAACTGAACAAAATGGAGGCCAAGTTCCATATAGGAATGTTAGAAAATGCCCTTTACGTTGAGAAAGAGGAAAGGAACGGAATAATCGTATATTGTGCTTCTCCCCGGGCAGAAGCATATATGGAAAATGTAAAAAGTGGAGGACATAAATGA
- a CDS encoding carboxymuconolactone decarboxylase family protein: MTISMDDKESNWEKDFSNLKDTIMQDGAIDNKTKKLLALASAVAVGCDECVSHHKKFARNAGLKDSEIEEAILVASLIRMGSGLRHVD; encoded by the coding sequence ATGACTATTTCTATGGATGACAAAGAGTCGAACTGGGAAAAGGATTTCTCAAACTTAAAGGATACCATCATGCAGGATGGTGCTATCGATAATAAAACTAAAAAACTGCTGGCTCTTGCAAGTGCTGTGGCGGTGGGATGTGATGAATGTGTATCCCATCACAAAAAATTTGCTCGCAATGCAGGTTTAAAAGATTCCGAAATCGAAGAAGCAATTTTAGTAGCATCACTGATTCGTATGGGATCAGGACTGCGACATGTTGACTAA